A region of Paenibacillus sp. 37 DNA encodes the following proteins:
- a CDS encoding ABC transporter permease yields MYLAIREMRYAKGRYALIATIMVLVSFLVLFVTGLAQGLAYDNAASVKNMAATHFVLEQDSNHRFTRSQVDQDQLNQARSVVGQENAEPLGVKMTTVSPMGDTKKIDVTLFMVNPEGWLAPAVTEGTPITDQTNGQVVVDHKLAESGVTIGTVLVDQASGMEWTVGGFVQNESFSHSPVVFLNEEEWLTLQGGSRTTQGSADINANSPIYNAIAVKDAGEQVDGLSAAMPDTEVITKSDAVSAIPGYKEEQGSLLMMIAFLYVISAFVLAVFFYVITIQKTSQFGILKAIGTRNGYLAGSVSLQVFILSVGSLVISVLLVRLFESILPASMPFQLGLSTLALTCILFILMSMAGSLFSVWKVTKIDALDAIGRTAA; encoded by the coding sequence ATGTACTTGGCTATTCGGGAAATGAGGTATGCCAAAGGGCGGTATGCCTTAATTGCTACAATCATGGTGCTGGTTTCATTTCTGGTACTGTTTGTTACAGGTCTTGCACAGGGGCTGGCGTATGATAACGCAGCTTCGGTCAAAAATATGGCAGCAACCCACTTTGTGCTGGAACAGGATTCGAATCATCGGTTTACCCGGTCACAAGTGGATCAGGATCAGCTTAATCAAGCTCGCTCCGTAGTGGGGCAAGAGAACGCTGAGCCGCTCGGTGTGAAAATGACAACCGTCAGTCCAATGGGCGACACGAAAAAGATCGATGTCACGTTGTTCATGGTGAATCCGGAAGGCTGGCTTGCTCCAGCGGTTACCGAAGGAACTCCGATTACGGATCAGACCAACGGGCAGGTTGTGGTGGATCATAAGTTAGCTGAATCCGGTGTGACGATTGGCACCGTTCTGGTCGATCAAGCGTCGGGAATGGAGTGGACCGTTGGCGGATTTGTACAAAATGAGTCTTTCAGTCACTCGCCGGTCGTGTTCCTGAATGAAGAAGAATGGCTTACGCTTCAAGGAGGTTCACGAACTACACAAGGTTCGGCCGACATCAATGCCAATTCGCCGATATACAATGCCATTGCGGTAAAGGACGCGGGTGAGCAGGTAGACGGACTGAGTGCTGCAATGCCTGATACGGAAGTCATCACGAAGTCGGATGCCGTATCAGCCATTCCTGGATATAAGGAAGAGCAGGGATCGTTGCTCATGATGATCGCTTTTCTATATGTCATCTCGGCGTTTGTGCTTGCGGTATTCTTCTATGTCATCACGATTCAGAAAACAAGTCAGTTCGGCATATTAAAAGCGATCGGAACGCGGAATGGATATCTGGCGGGTAGTGTTTCGTTACAAGTGTTCATTCTATCGGTTGGCAGTTTGGTCATTAGCGTACTGTTGGTTCGACTGTTTGAGTCCATCTTGCCAGCATCAATGCCATTTCAATTAGGCTTATCCACGCTTGCCTTAACCTGCATATTGTTCATCCTAATGTCTATGGCGGGTTCATTATTTTCAGTGTGGAAGGTTACCAAAATTGATGCACTTGATGCGATTGGGAGGACTGCAGCATGA
- a CDS encoding ABC transporter ATP-binding protein, giving the protein MRNRLVLQGITQTFEDGGSKRTILDKLDLEVAEGELVAVMGPSGSGKSTFLSIAGALLEPTEGQVLLDGASIMGKSKQDISDVRLQQLGFIFQSANLIPYLKVEEQLMVVAKLAGTDKSKAEKRVDALLDTVGLTHRRKAYTEKLSGGERQRVAIARALMNDPAVVLADEPTASLDAERGLDIVGMIARLVKEQGKSAVMVTHDERILPLCSRVLFLEKGKLVQH; this is encoded by the coding sequence ATGAGAAACCGATTGGTATTACAGGGAATTACCCAGACCTTTGAAGATGGTGGCAGTAAACGCACGATTCTGGATAAGCTCGACCTTGAGGTGGCCGAGGGGGAACTGGTGGCTGTGATGGGGCCTTCCGGCTCGGGTAAAAGTACATTCCTGTCCATTGCTGGCGCACTTCTTGAACCAACGGAAGGACAGGTTCTGCTGGACGGGGCTTCTATTATGGGCAAAAGCAAACAAGATATATCCGATGTACGGCTACAGCAGCTTGGTTTTATATTTCAAAGTGCCAATCTCATTCCTTATCTAAAAGTAGAAGAACAACTCATGGTCGTTGCAAAGCTCGCCGGAACGGATAAAAGCAAAGCGGAGAAACGAGTGGATGCGCTGCTGGATACGGTAGGTTTGACTCATCGGCGGAAGGCGTATACGGAGAAGCTGTCTGGCGGAGAACGTCAGCGGGTCGCCATTGCACGGGCGTTGATGAACGATCCGGCTGTCGTGCTCGCGGATGAACCAACAGCCAGTCTGGATGCGGAACGTGGGCTGGATATTGTCGGCATGATTGCACGGCTCGTGAAAGAGCAGGGCAAGAGTGCAGTGATGGTTACACATGATGAGCGGATCTTGCCGCTCTGTAGCCGGGTTCTTTTTTTGGAAAAGGGAAAGCTGGTGCAGCATTAG
- a CDS encoding NUDIX domain-containing protein, with translation MSSLNAEQFPALSTSIHWGIIEAEFRLNDIVDEKLVSNVSIIPFVGDQCVVFQLDNGDWELPGGTLEAGEPYMDGLKRELMEELGAEMRSYQIFGQFHCTSSALEPYRPHIPHPHFVRIIGYGDVELVGDPLNPEDGEQVVAVEVVEIDEAIRRFRAQNRYDIAEMYQLAHMLREEAKQAGKDQVF, from the coding sequence ATGAGCAGCTTGAATGCAGAACAATTCCCGGCGCTGAGTACGTCAATTCATTGGGGAATTATTGAGGCAGAGTTCAGATTAAATGACATCGTGGATGAAAAGCTGGTGAGCAATGTTAGCATCATTCCATTTGTCGGGGATCAATGTGTTGTCTTCCAACTGGATAATGGAGACTGGGAGCTGCCCGGAGGCACGCTTGAAGCAGGTGAGCCGTATATGGACGGACTGAAGCGCGAACTGATGGAGGAACTTGGGGCGGAAATGCGTTCCTATCAGATTTTTGGTCAATTCCACTGTACATCCAGTGCGTTGGAACCGTATCGACCGCATATCCCGCATCCCCATTTCGTGCGAATCATCGGATATGGAGATGTTGAACTTGTCGGTGATCCGCTGAATCCAGAGGATGGCGAGCAGGTGGTTGCTGTTGAAGTGGTAGAGATTGATGAAGCGATTCGGAGGTTCCGGGCACAGAACAGATATGACATCGCCGAGATGTACCAACTGGCTCATATGCTGCGAGAAGAAGCTAAACAGGCAGGCAAGGACCAAGTATTTTAA
- a CDS encoding DUF4275 family protein yields MIRDKINELLDTLPELELNQAYWGIERIHQEYILKNNLQDKRVIVSELYEESEGIVKQWDSVFAHNIDDVVKESIHYSQYKWHMFSYEQQKCLTHDEARDAFNAEPKDEVYVMYESGGWVLLYENANRIIAADFDSEQDIYIFDRAFTWTYVYTHESMCGPYFYKIEQA; encoded by the coding sequence ATGATTCGAGATAAAATTAACGAGCTACTGGATACTTTACCCGAATTGGAACTGAACCAAGCATATTGGGGGATTGAGCGTATCCATCAGGAATATATTTTGAAGAATAACTTGCAGGATAAGAGAGTTATCGTGTCCGAACTGTACGAGGAATCCGAAGGGATTGTAAAGCAATGGGATAGCGTGTTTGCACATAATATCGATGATGTGGTCAAAGAGTCTATCCATTATAGCCAGTACAAGTGGCATATGTTCAGTTATGAACAACAGAAATGTCTGACACATGATGAAGCACGAGATGCTTTCAATGCCGAGCCGAAAGATGAAGTATATGTGATGTATGAAAGTGGTGGTTGGGTACTTTTATACGAAAATGCGAATCGGATCATTGCAGCGGATTTTGATTCGGAGCAGGATATCTACATCTTCGACCGGGCGTTTACATGGACGTATGTGTATACGCATGAATCCATGTGTGGCCCTTATTTTTATAAAATAGAACAAGCATGA
- a CDS encoding DUF4304 domain-containing protein, protein MQELFKKIINTDVKPLLAKHGYSKKDLNFSKAAGSLVYKFNVQKSKVNTSSHVQFYINCSVHSTELAELQSVALSGVVLENKSHFTCRIEEIVPSAPAHYTLTPDINPDALSKELVSHLEEGISFLHSLTGARDIVHYYMAKTALHLSEETFRFLLQAGDTEEAKYYLQQLHAKYGVEKRWTIFEKKYAAIFAEYGL, encoded by the coding sequence ATGCAGGAACTGTTTAAGAAGATCATCAACACAGACGTCAAACCCTTATTGGCCAAACACGGCTATTCCAAGAAAGATCTGAATTTCTCCAAAGCGGCTGGAAGCCTCGTATACAAGTTCAACGTTCAAAAATCAAAGGTTAACACGAGTAGTCACGTGCAGTTTTATATTAACTGTAGTGTCCATTCCACCGAGCTCGCGGAGTTGCAGTCTGTTGCATTGAGTGGGGTCGTATTGGAGAACAAATCGCATTTCACCTGCCGGATCGAGGAAATAGTCCCTTCCGCTCCGGCGCACTATACCTTAACGCCCGATATCAATCCAGACGCTTTATCGAAAGAACTGGTTTCACATTTGGAAGAGGGTATTTCATTCCTACACTCGCTAACAGGGGCCAGAGATATAGTCCATTATTATATGGCGAAGACAGCGCTACATTTAAGTGAAGAAACTTTCCGCTTCCTGCTACAAGCCGGCGATACGGAAGAAGCCAAGTATTATTTACAGCAACTACATGCCAAATACGGAGTCGAAAAGCGCTGGACGATATTTGAAAAGAAATATGCAGCCATTTTTGCTGAGTACGGATTGTAA
- a CDS encoding phosphotransferase family protein, protein MEQDEVTINNSSLMGTILADIHKTDFRQLELDSSQATNSKKIDWMFYLNKGGIENSEWIKILDSNMDQLYEWSMKAKNSSSMLASNNVISHRDLEPKNVMWRQDIPIIIDWESAGYINPMHDLVETAVYWSVDSSGSINEEKFLAFIGGYKKRVGSLTANWEVVLDVGFAGKLDWLEYSLKRSLRIECTDIEEQLLGTSQVIRTLEALKQYENMISDMKNWLNT, encoded by the coding sequence TTGGAACAAGATGAAGTTACGATCAATAACAGTTCTCTGATGGGAACGATCCTTGCAGATATCCATAAAACGGATTTTAGACAACTAGAATTGGATAGTTCACAGGCGACTAATTCTAAAAAAATAGATTGGATGTTTTATCTGAACAAAGGAGGAATTGAGAATTCGGAATGGATTAAGATTTTGGATTCCAATATGGATCAGCTGTATGAGTGGAGCATGAAAGCTAAGAATTCATCTTCAATGCTAGCATCCAATAATGTTATTAGTCACAGAGATCTGGAGCCTAAGAATGTGATGTGGAGACAAGACATACCTATTATTATAGATTGGGAATCGGCAGGTTATATTAATCCGATGCATGATCTGGTAGAAACAGCTGTGTATTGGTCAGTAGATAGCTCTGGAAGTATAAACGAGGAAAAGTTCTTGGCTTTTATAGGTGGATATAAGAAGCGAGTGGGCAGTCTAACAGCCAATTGGGAAGTGGTTCTGGATGTTGGTTTTGCTGGAAAGTTGGACTGGCTCGAGTATAGTCTTAAACGGTCACTGCGGATTGAATGTACGGACATAGAGGAACAGTTATTAGGAACATCACAAGTCATTAGGACTTTAGAGGCTTTGAAACAATACGAAAATATGATCTCAGATATGAAGAACTGGTTGAATACTTAA